From Hoplias malabaricus isolate fHopMal1 chromosome 11, fHopMal1.hap1, whole genome shotgun sequence, a single genomic window includes:
- the def8 gene encoding differentially expressed in FDCP 8 homolog isoform X1 — protein MEYDERLARFRQGHVNPFDRDENDGSTEKKETPTKHEVRPELFSTETKSQSSDRAMDLGLAEDHFSRPVGSFVASDIEQLKQAIEECKRLILELPEHSERQKDTVVKLIHLRLKLQELKDPEEDEPNLRVLLEHRFSKEKSKSVKQTCDKCSTIIWGLIQTWYTCTGCYYRCHSKCMNLITKPCVRSKVSHQSEYELNICPEIGLDKQDYRCAECRAPISLRGVPSEARQCDYTGQYYCSSCHWNDSAIIPARVIHNWEFEPKKVCRSSMRYLALMISRPVLKLKEINPLLFNFVEELVEIRKLRQDILLMKPYFITCKEAMEARLLLHLQDRQHFVENDDMYSLQDLIDISSGRLSCSLTEIHTTFAKHIKLDCERCQAKGFVCELCKEGDILFPFDSHTSVCHECSAVFHRDCYYDNSTSCPRCARMTERKQEEPVEL, from the exons ATGGAATACGATGAGAGACTTGCACGTTTTCGCCAAGGTCATGTCAACCCCTTTGATAGGGAtgaaaatgatggttctacagaAAAGAAGGAAACTCCTACAAAACATG AAGTGAGGCCGGAACTGTTCTCTACTGAGACCAAGAGCCAAAGCTCTGATCGGGCCATGGATCTGGGGCTGGCCGAGGACCATTTCTCTCGACCTGTG GGTTCTTTTGTGGCTTCAGACATCGAGCAGCTGAAGCAAGCGATAGAGGAGTGTAAAAGGCTGATCTTAGAGCTACCAGAGCAttcagagagacagaaggacaCTGTTGTAAAACTCATTCACCTGCGCCTCAAACTACAGGAACTCAAG GATCCAGAAGAGGATGAGCCCAACCTGCGGGTCTTACTGGAACATCGCTTCTCTAAGGAGAAGAGCAAGAGTGTCAAACAAACATGTGACAAATGTAGCACAATCATCTGGGGCCTCATTCAAACATGGTACACCTGCACAG GGTGTTACTATCGTTGCCATAGTAAGTGTATGAACCTCATCACTAAGCCATGTGTAAGGTCTAAAGTGAGCCACCAGTCCGAGTACGAACTGAACATCTGCCCAGAAATTGGCTTGGACAAACAAGACTACAGGTGTGCTGAGTGCAGAGCCCCCATTTCACTCA GGGGCGTACCTAGTGAGGCGAGACAGTGTGACTACACTGGGCAGTATTACTGCAGCAGCTGCCACTGGAATGACAGTGCCATTATTCCTGCTCGTGTCATCCACAACTGGGAGTTTGAACCTAAGAAG gtgtgtcgATCATCCATGCGTTATCTGGCTCTCATGATCTCACGACCTGTGCTGAAACTGAAGGAGATAAATCCACTACTCTTTAACTTTGTGGAGGAACTGGTGGAAATCAGA AAGTTACGTCAGGACATATTGCTGATGAAACCTTACTTTATCACCTGTAAAGAGGCAATGGAGGCTAGGCTGCTGCTGCAT ctccaggatcgTCAGCACTTCGTAGAGAATGATGACATGTACAGTCTACAGGACCTGATTGATATCTCCAGTGGTCGTCTCAGCTGCTCTCTTACTGAGATTCACACTACCTTTGCCAAGCACATTAAACTGGACTGTGAG agGTGCCAAGCCAAAGGTTTCGTCTGTGAGCTCTGCAAGGAAGGTGACATTCTTTTCCCATTTGACAGCCACACCTCTGTGTGCCATGAGTGCTCTGCTGTTTTCCACAG GGACTGTTATTATGACAACTCGACGTCCTGTCCACGATGTGCCAGAATGACAGAGCGTAAACAGGAGGAGCCAGTGGAGCTGTAG
- the def8 gene encoding differentially expressed in FDCP 8 homolog isoform X3 — protein sequence MEYDERLARFRQGHVNPFDRDENDGSTEKKETPTKHEVRPELFSTETKSQSSDRAMDLGLAEDHFSRPVGSFVASDIEQLKQAIEECKRLILELPEHSERQKDTVVKLIHLRLKLQELKDPEEDEPNLRVLLEHRFSKEKSKSVKQTCDKCSTIIWGLIQTWYTCTGGVPSEARQCDYTGQYYCSSCHWNDSAIIPARVIHNWEFEPKKVCRSSMRYLALMISRPVLKLKEINPLLFNFVEELVEIRKLRQDILLMKPYFITCKEAMEARLLLHLQDRQHFVENDDMYSLQDLIDISSGRLSCSLTEIHTTFAKHIKLDCERCQAKGFVCELCKEGDILFPFDSHTSVCHECSAVFHRDCYYDNSTSCPRCARMTERKQEEPVEL from the exons ATGGAATACGATGAGAGACTTGCACGTTTTCGCCAAGGTCATGTCAACCCCTTTGATAGGGAtgaaaatgatggttctacagaAAAGAAGGAAACTCCTACAAAACATG AAGTGAGGCCGGAACTGTTCTCTACTGAGACCAAGAGCCAAAGCTCTGATCGGGCCATGGATCTGGGGCTGGCCGAGGACCATTTCTCTCGACCTGTG GGTTCTTTTGTGGCTTCAGACATCGAGCAGCTGAAGCAAGCGATAGAGGAGTGTAAAAGGCTGATCTTAGAGCTACCAGAGCAttcagagagacagaaggacaCTGTTGTAAAACTCATTCACCTGCGCCTCAAACTACAGGAACTCAAG GATCCAGAAGAGGATGAGCCCAACCTGCGGGTCTTACTGGAACATCGCTTCTCTAAGGAGAAGAGCAAGAGTGTCAAACAAACATGTGACAAATGTAGCACAATCATCTGGGGCCTCATTCAAACATGGTACACCTGCACAG GGGGCGTACCTAGTGAGGCGAGACAGTGTGACTACACTGGGCAGTATTACTGCAGCAGCTGCCACTGGAATGACAGTGCCATTATTCCTGCTCGTGTCATCCACAACTGGGAGTTTGAACCTAAGAAG gtgtgtcgATCATCCATGCGTTATCTGGCTCTCATGATCTCACGACCTGTGCTGAAACTGAAGGAGATAAATCCACTACTCTTTAACTTTGTGGAGGAACTGGTGGAAATCAGA AAGTTACGTCAGGACATATTGCTGATGAAACCTTACTTTATCACCTGTAAAGAGGCAATGGAGGCTAGGCTGCTGCTGCAT ctccaggatcgTCAGCACTTCGTAGAGAATGATGACATGTACAGTCTACAGGACCTGATTGATATCTCCAGTGGTCGTCTCAGCTGCTCTCTTACTGAGATTCACACTACCTTTGCCAAGCACATTAAACTGGACTGTGAG agGTGCCAAGCCAAAGGTTTCGTCTGTGAGCTCTGCAAGGAAGGTGACATTCTTTTCCCATTTGACAGCCACACCTCTGTGTGCCATGAGTGCTCTGCTGTTTTCCACAG GGACTGTTATTATGACAACTCGACGTCCTGTCCACGATGTGCCAGAATGACAGAGCGTAAACAGGAGGAGCCAGTGGAGCTGTAG
- the def8 gene encoding differentially expressed in FDCP 8 homolog isoform X2, with protein MLCCEIYAEVRPELFSTETKSQSSDRAMDLGLAEDHFSRPVGSFVASDIEQLKQAIEECKRLILELPEHSERQKDTVVKLIHLRLKLQELKDPEEDEPNLRVLLEHRFSKEKSKSVKQTCDKCSTIIWGLIQTWYTCTGCYYRCHSKCMNLITKPCVRSKVSHQSEYELNICPEIGLDKQDYRCAECRAPISLRGVPSEARQCDYTGQYYCSSCHWNDSAIIPARVIHNWEFEPKKVCRSSMRYLALMISRPVLKLKEINPLLFNFVEELVEIRKLRQDILLMKPYFITCKEAMEARLLLHLQDRQHFVENDDMYSLQDLIDISSGRLSCSLTEIHTTFAKHIKLDCERCQAKGFVCELCKEGDILFPFDSHTSVCHECSAVFHRDCYYDNSTSCPRCARMTERKQEEPVEL; from the exons ATGCTGTGCTGTGAAATCTATGCAG AAGTGAGGCCGGAACTGTTCTCTACTGAGACCAAGAGCCAAAGCTCTGATCGGGCCATGGATCTGGGGCTGGCCGAGGACCATTTCTCTCGACCTGTG GGTTCTTTTGTGGCTTCAGACATCGAGCAGCTGAAGCAAGCGATAGAGGAGTGTAAAAGGCTGATCTTAGAGCTACCAGAGCAttcagagagacagaaggacaCTGTTGTAAAACTCATTCACCTGCGCCTCAAACTACAGGAACTCAAG GATCCAGAAGAGGATGAGCCCAACCTGCGGGTCTTACTGGAACATCGCTTCTCTAAGGAGAAGAGCAAGAGTGTCAAACAAACATGTGACAAATGTAGCACAATCATCTGGGGCCTCATTCAAACATGGTACACCTGCACAG GGTGTTACTATCGTTGCCATAGTAAGTGTATGAACCTCATCACTAAGCCATGTGTAAGGTCTAAAGTGAGCCACCAGTCCGAGTACGAACTGAACATCTGCCCAGAAATTGGCTTGGACAAACAAGACTACAGGTGTGCTGAGTGCAGAGCCCCCATTTCACTCA GGGGCGTACCTAGTGAGGCGAGACAGTGTGACTACACTGGGCAGTATTACTGCAGCAGCTGCCACTGGAATGACAGTGCCATTATTCCTGCTCGTGTCATCCACAACTGGGAGTTTGAACCTAAGAAG gtgtgtcgATCATCCATGCGTTATCTGGCTCTCATGATCTCACGACCTGTGCTGAAACTGAAGGAGATAAATCCACTACTCTTTAACTTTGTGGAGGAACTGGTGGAAATCAGA AAGTTACGTCAGGACATATTGCTGATGAAACCTTACTTTATCACCTGTAAAGAGGCAATGGAGGCTAGGCTGCTGCTGCAT ctccaggatcgTCAGCACTTCGTAGAGAATGATGACATGTACAGTCTACAGGACCTGATTGATATCTCCAGTGGTCGTCTCAGCTGCTCTCTTACTGAGATTCACACTACCTTTGCCAAGCACATTAAACTGGACTGTGAG agGTGCCAAGCCAAAGGTTTCGTCTGTGAGCTCTGCAAGGAAGGTGACATTCTTTTCCCATTTGACAGCCACACCTCTGTGTGCCATGAGTGCTCTGCTGTTTTCCACAG GGACTGTTATTATGACAACTCGACGTCCTGTCCACGATGTGCCAGAATGACAGAGCGTAAACAGGAGGAGCCAGTGGAGCTGTAG